Proteins encoded by one window of Gemmatimonadaceae bacterium:
- a CDS encoding amidohydrolase family protein — translation MHRSFLLAAVVVVFPVLASAQGRGGRGGATARPSGPPTLLVPDRVWDAVADAPHDGWVVLVRGDTIDAVGPRSQVSAPPDAVTITLPGTTLLPGLVEGHSHLLLHPYNETPWDDQVLHESEALRVARAVNHARATLMAGFTTVRDLGTEGAGYADVGLKQAINQGIIPGPRMQVVTRAIVVTGQYAPKNFATEYMDAIPQGAEEANGPEGFTRVVRDQIKHGADWIKIYADYRWGPNGETMPGPTQEEFNAAVSAAKSSGRSVAAHATTAEGMRRAVLAGVATIEHGDNGTPDVFKLMAEHGVCYVPTVSVGGRNKAAVLKYALDAGVMICNGADSGPLAHGDNAKEVEGLVTNGLTPLQALRAATVNDAKMLHWENRIGAVKTGLFADLIAVKGDPTKDIMALSSVDFVMKGGTVYKKP, via the coding sequence ATGCATCGCTCTTTCCTGCTCGCCGCCGTTGTCGTCGTTTTTCCAGTGCTGGCCTCCGCACAAGGCCGCGGCGGACGCGGCGGAGCCACGGCTCGCCCTTCCGGACCGCCGACGCTCCTGGTGCCCGATCGCGTTTGGGATGCGGTCGCCGACGCGCCGCACGACGGCTGGGTCGTGCTCGTCCGCGGCGATACCATCGACGCGGTCGGACCGCGGAGTCAGGTGTCCGCGCCGCCCGATGCCGTGACCATCACGCTCCCCGGTACGACGCTGCTGCCGGGACTCGTCGAAGGGCATTCACACTTGCTTCTCCATCCGTACAACGAGACGCCGTGGGACGACCAGGTGCTCCACGAGTCGGAAGCGTTGCGCGTCGCGCGCGCGGTGAATCACGCTCGCGCCACACTGATGGCGGGCTTCACGACGGTTCGCGATCTGGGTACGGAGGGCGCCGGCTACGCCGACGTGGGTCTCAAGCAAGCGATCAATCAAGGGATCATTCCCGGCCCGCGCATGCAGGTCGTCACTCGCGCCATCGTCGTCACGGGGCAGTACGCGCCGAAGAACTTCGCCACCGAGTACATGGACGCGATTCCTCAGGGCGCCGAAGAAGCGAACGGACCCGAGGGATTCACGCGCGTCGTGCGCGATCAGATCAAACACGGCGCCGATTGGATCAAGATCTACGCCGACTACCGCTGGGGTCCGAACGGCGAAACGATGCCGGGGCCGACGCAGGAAGAATTCAACGCGGCCGTGAGTGCGGCCAAGAGCTCGGGTCGATCGGTCGCCGCGCACGCGACGACGGCCGAAGGCATGCGCCGTGCGGTATTGGCCGGCGTCGCGACGATCGAGCATGGCGACAACGGCACGCCCGACGTCTTCAAGCTCATGGCCGAACACGGCGTGTGCTACGTACCGACGGTGTCCGTGGGAGGCCGAAACAAGGCGGCCGTTTTGAAGTACGCGCTCGACGCGGGCGTGATGATCTGCAACGGCGCCGACTCGGGTCCGCTCGCGCACGGCGACAACGCCAAGGAAGTCGAAGGACTGGTGACCAACGGTCTCACGCCGCTTCAGGCGTTGCGCGCGGCGACGGTGAACGACGCCAAGATGCTCCACTGGGAGAATCGCATCGGCGCCGTGAAGACCGGACTCTTCGCCGATCTCATCGCCGTGAAGGGCGACCCGACGAAGGACATCATGGCATTGAGCAGTGTCGACTTCGTGATGAAAGGCGGGACGGTCTACAAGAAGCCGTGA
- a CDS encoding APC family permease has translation MSETTGTRASVALKTEGRARSGGLAARSALGTFALVFVLFFCTSGGPYTTETLIHRVGPGLGLLILILVPLVWSLPEVLIVGELASMMPEEGGYYRWVDRAFGRFWAFQNGWLTWMYSLVDMAIYPVLFNQYLTHFVPGIDARFEWVVSLIVIWGATAINLRGSVRVGRASVLAGAFIVVGFVAVALSALPNASHIPWRPFAAPEGGGVSGLAVGISIALWNYIGWDNASTVGGEMRDASRGYPRALAFALPLVAFIYLVPLLTTLAATDWTTWEDGGWPAIAAAAGHGRVGVFLGAWVGIGGMVSALALFNALLMSYSRIPFVMAQDRLLPSPLARADSRGTPRTAVVASAVLYSIFVLAPFGELVIADVLLYSLALFLEFGALVRLRRTEPDLRGYFRIPLGRRGVSVLAGIPMLVLVGVIAISFMDGEYGIKAVLAAGVAIALGPIMFSLASRGKAQEAVPR, from the coding sequence GTGTCTGAAACCACCGGAACCCGAGCGTCCGTCGCGCTCAAGACCGAGGGCCGCGCGCGCTCCGGCGGGCTCGCCGCGCGTTCGGCGCTCGGCACGTTCGCCCTCGTCTTCGTGCTGTTCTTCTGCACGTCGGGCGGACCGTACACGACCGAGACGCTGATTCACCGAGTCGGTCCGGGGCTCGGGTTGCTCATCCTGATTCTCGTTCCGCTCGTCTGGTCGCTGCCCGAGGTTCTCATCGTCGGCGAGCTGGCGAGCATGATGCCGGAAGAGGGCGGCTACTACCGGTGGGTCGATCGCGCGTTCGGACGCTTTTGGGCGTTCCAGAACGGATGGCTGACGTGGATGTACTCGCTCGTCGACATGGCGATCTACCCGGTGCTGTTCAACCAATACTTGACACACTTCGTCCCCGGCATCGACGCACGCTTCGAGTGGGTCGTGTCGCTCATCGTCATCTGGGGCGCGACGGCGATCAATCTGCGCGGGTCGGTTCGGGTAGGACGCGCGTCCGTGCTCGCGGGGGCGTTCATCGTCGTCGGCTTCGTCGCCGTCGCGCTCAGTGCGCTGCCCAACGCGTCGCACATTCCGTGGCGCCCGTTCGCCGCGCCCGAAGGCGGCGGGGTGAGCGGCCTCGCCGTCGGCATCTCGATCGCGCTCTGGAACTACATCGGCTGGGACAACGCGTCGACGGTCGGCGGAGAGATGCGGGATGCGTCGCGCGGCTACCCGCGGGCCCTCGCGTTCGCGCTTCCACTCGTCGCGTTCATCTATCTCGTTCCGTTGCTCACGACGTTGGCGGCCACCGACTGGACGACGTGGGAAGACGGCGGCTGGCCGGCCATCGCCGCGGCCGCGGGGCACGGCCGCGTTGGAGTGTTCCTCGGCGCCTGGGTCGGAATCGGCGGCATGGTGAGCGCGCTGGCGTTGTTCAACGCGTTGCTGATGTCGTACTCGCGAATTCCCTTCGTCATGGCGCAGGATCGATTGCTGCCGTCGCCGCTTGCCCGCGCTGACTCGCGCGGCACGCCGCGCACGGCCGTGGTGGCGTCGGCAGTGCTGTACTCGATTTTCGTGCTCGCGCCGTTCGGCGAGCTGGTGATCGCCGACGTGCTTCTGTACTCGCTCGCGCTCTTTCTCGAGTTCGGCGCGCTGGTGCGTTTGCGCCGCACGGAGCCGGATCTTCGCGGCTACTTCCGCATTCCGTTGGGTCGGCGCGGAGTGTCGGTGTTGGCCGGTATCCCGATGCTGGTACTCGTCGGCGTGATCGCGATCTCGTTCATGGACGGCGAGTACGGTATCAAGGCCGTACTCGCCGCGGGTGTGGCGATCGCGCTCGGGCCGATCATGTTCTCACTCGCGTCGCGCGGAAAGGCACAAGAAGCCGTGCCGCGGTGA